The Rahnella aceris genome contains the following window.
GGGTTTTCAAAATCCTACATCTATAAATTTTTCGATTCCAAGCAGGCGATCGGCGAGGTGATCTGCACTAACCGGCTGGCGATGATCATGGCGATTGTCAATTCAGCGATTGCAGATGCCCCGTCGGCCTCCGAAAAGTTGCGGCGTTTATTCAGGGCACTGACTGAAGCCGGCAGTGATTTGTTTTTTCACGATCGCAAGCTTTATGACATTGCTGCCGTGGCGGCGCGGGATAAGTGGCCGTCGGCAGAGGCTCATGAAGAGCGTCTGAGAACACTGATTGAACAAATCATTGTTGAAGGGCGGCAGGCGGGCGAGTTTGAACGAAAAACGCCGCTGGATGAGGCGGCGCACGCGATATATCTGGTCATGCGGCCTTACATCAGT
Protein-coding sequences here:
- a CDS encoding TetR/AcrR family transcriptional regulator, which codes for MTKHINVHPPRGPSDHSVRDQVVDAATEHFGHFGYEKTTVSELAKSIGFSKSYIYKFFDSKQAIGEVICTNRLAMIMAIVNSAIADAPSASEKLRRLFRALTEAGSDLFFHDRKLYDIAAVAARDKWPSAEAHEERLRTLIEQIIVEGRQAGEFERKTPLDEAAHAIYLVMRPYISPVQLQYNLETAPAAAALLSSLILRSLSP